Proteins from a genomic interval of Pseudomonadota bacterium:
- the trpD gene encoding anthranilate phosphoribosyltransferase has protein sequence MTINEAIDKAVNLVHLEEHEMAQVIEDIMEGKTTPAQIAAFITALRMKGETVDEVVGAVKVMRSKAAKITLNKETVSDHINGQNRVIVDIVGTGGDGTMTFNISTAAAFVVAAGGATVAKHGNRSVSSRCGSADVLEALGIDIEAPPEAVAKHISEIGIAFLFAPVFHGSTKHAVGPRKEIGIRTIFNMLGPLTNPASARHLLLGVYKETLCEVFAGVLIKLGTERAMIVHGKDGMDEISVTTDTQVAEIKDGGIRQYIINPRDFGLKAYNIEDLRGGDAHENAQILKGILSGKENGAKRAAVLINAGAAFYIAGIRRDIKEGIAYAEEVIDSGKALKKLEELAGAGRG, from the coding sequence ATGACGATCAATGAAGCTATTGATAAGGCTGTAAACCTGGTTCATCTCGAAGAGCACGAAATGGCGCAGGTCATTGAGGATATTATGGAAGGGAAGACAACCCCTGCCCAGATCGCTGCATTTATTACCGCGTTGCGCATGAAAGGCGAAACCGTTGACGAGGTTGTGGGTGCGGTGAAGGTAATGAGAAGCAAGGCGGCAAAGATCACATTAAACAAAGAAACGGTAAGTGACCATATAAACGGGCAAAACAGGGTGATAGTGGATATAGTCGGCACAGGCGGAGATGGTACGATGACCTTCAATATCTCCACTGCTGCCGCTTTTGTGGTTGCGGCGGGAGGAGCTACGGTTGCAAAGCACGGGAACAGGTCTGTTTCAAGCCGCTGCGGCAGCGCCGATGTGCTGGAGGCGCTGGGAATTGATATAGAAGCTCCCCCGGAAGCCGTAGCAAAACATATAAGCGAGATCGGCATAGCCTTTTTGTTTGCGCCTGTATTCCACGGATCTACGAAACACGCGGTAGGTCCCAGAAAAGAGATAGGCATCAGGACGATCTTCAACATGCTCGGCCCTCTTACAAACCCCGCATCGGCCAGACACCTGCTGCTCGGCGTATACAAGGAAACATTGTGTGAAGTGTTTGCCGGTGTGCTTATAAAACTCGGCACGGAAAGGGCTATGATTGTCCATGGAAAAGACGGGATGGACGAGATATCCGTTACCACAGACACACAAGTGGCGGAGATAAAAGACGGCGGGATACGCCAATACATAATTAATCCTAGGGACTTTGGACTCAAGGCATACAACATTGAGGATTTAAGGGGAGGGGATGCGCATGAGAATGCGCAAATCCTTAAAGGTATTCTTTCAGGCAAAGAAAACGGGGCGAAAAGGGCGGCAGTCCTTATCAATGCCGGTGCTGCATTTTATATTGCAGGTATCCGGCGGGATATAAAAGAAGGCATAGCCTATGCAGAAGAGGTCATAGACTCAGGGAAGGCATTGAAAAAGCTCGAAGAACTGGCAGGAGCAGGCAGGGGATGA
- a CDS encoding aminodeoxychorismate/anthranilate synthase component II — MLLMIDNYDSFTYNLVQYLGELGEDVAVYRNDMIDLEEIERLLPDRIVISPGPCTPREAGISVDVVRHFAGKIPILGVCLGHQAIGYAFGGRIVHAKELMHGKISRIFHDGKTIMSDVDNPFKATRYHSLAVEMNGLREVFEVSAWTEGGEVMGIRHKTYMLEGVQFHPESILTIEGKHILNNFLSISKTNGGQK; from the coding sequence ATGCTACTTATGATTGATAATTATGATTCGTTTACCTACAACCTCGTCCAGTATCTCGGCGAGCTCGGAGAAGATGTGGCGGTTTACAGGAACGACATGATCGATTTGGAAGAGATTGAAAGGCTGTTACCGGATAGGATAGTCATATCCCCCGGACCGTGCACACCGAGGGAAGCAGGTATATCCGTTGATGTGGTAAGGCATTTTGCGGGAAAAATTCCTATACTCGGCGTATGCCTCGGACATCAGGCTATCGGCTATGCATTCGGGGGCCGGATCGTACACGCAAAAGAACTGATGCACGGAAAGATATCAAGGATCTTTCATGACGGAAAAACTATTATGAGCGACGTGGATAACCCCTTTAAGGCCACACGCTATCATTCGCTTGCAGTCGAAATGAATGGCTTGCGGGAGGTATTTGAGGTCTCTGCATGGACAGAAGGCGGCGAAGTCATGGGCATAAGGCACAAAACGTATATGCTTGAAGGGGTGCAGTTTCATCCGGAATCCATCCTTACAATAGAAGGAAAACATATATTGAATAATTTTTTATCAATTTCAAAAACAAACGGGGGTCAAAAATGA